In one Amia ocellicauda isolate fAmiCal2 chromosome 2, fAmiCal2.hap1, whole genome shotgun sequence genomic region, the following are encoded:
- the gtpbp4 gene encoding GTP-binding protein 4: MALYNFKKIMVVPTAKEFIDITLSKTQRKTPTVIHKHYQIHRIRHFYMRKVKYTQQNYHDRLSQILTDFPKLDDIHPFYADLMNVLYDKDHYKLALGQINIAKNLIDNVAKDYVRLMKYGDSLYRCKQLKRAALGRMCTILKRQKQSLEYLEQVRQHLSRLPTIDPNTRTLLLCGYPNVGKSSFINKVTRADVEVQPYAFTTKSLFVGHMDYKYLRWQVVDTPGILDHPLEERNTIEMQAITALAHLRSAVLYVMDVSEQCGHTLEQQLELFNNIRPLFANKPLIIVANKCDVKRISELSEENQKIFADFTAEGIPVVETSTLTDEGVIKVKTEACDKLLAHRVDTKMKGKKVQDVLNRLHLAVPAKRDEKERPPFIPEGALARRKAMEVDAPKRKLEKDLEMELGDDYILDLQKYWDLMNAEEKQDIIPEIWEGHNIADYIDPDIMKKLEELEKEEELKEKAGEYDSDEELEDEEMQETRQLAKQIREKKKLKILASKEKDVHGPRMPRTIKKVERKTLEKEMGSLGLDMTNKDESHYALQARRSRSVTRKRKREASEAPTSRTRSQSASRPPRDVSGVRDTKMLKKVKTMMKNSQKEMNRMGKKGEADRHVFDLKPKHLLAGKRKSGTTDRR, translated from the exons GAATTTATAGATATTACCTTGTCCAAGACGCAAAGGAAGACTCCCACGGTTATCCATAAGCACTATCAAATCCATCGCATTCGCCATTTCTATATGAGAAAGGTGAAATACACACAGCAGAACTATCATGACAGACTCTCCCAGATTCTCACCGACTTCCCCAAACTGGAT GATATCCATCCTTTTTATGCAGATTTGATGAATGTTTTGTACGACAAAGATCACTACAAGCTTGCTTTGGGACAGATCAACATTGCCAAGAACCTCATTGACAA TGTTGCCAAAGACTATGTGCGGCTGATGAAATATGGTGATTCTCTGTATCGCTGCAAGCAGCTGAAAAGGGCAGCGCTAGGCCGAATGTGCACCATCCTCAAACGGCAGAAGCAAAGTCTGGAGTACTTGGAACAAG TTCGTCAGCATCTCTCCCGTTTGCCAACCATTGATCCCAACACCCGGACCCTTTTACTGTGCGGGTATCCCAACGTCGGGAAGTCCAGCTTCATAAACAAG GTCACTAGAGCAGATGTGGAGGTGCAGCCCTATGCGTTCACCACAAAGTCGCTGTTTGTTGGACACATGGATTACAAGTACCTACGCTGGCAG GTCGTGGACACTCCAGGGATCCTTGACCACCCCCTCGAGGAGAGGAACACCATCGAGATGCAGGCCATCACTGCTCTTGCCCACCTGCGCTCCGCGGTGCTGTACGTCATGGACGTCTCAGAGCAGTGTGGACACACCCTGGAGCAGCAGCTGGAGCTCTTCAACAACATCAGGCCCCTGTTTGCTAATAAG ccTTTGATCATCGTGGCAAACAAGTGCGACGTGAAGAGGATCAGTGAACTGTCAGAGGAAAACCAG AAAATCTTTGCCGACTTCACTGCAGAGGGAATTCCTGTAGTAGAGACCAGCACTCTGACAGATGAGGGAGTGATTAAGGTCAAAACTGAG GCTTGTGATAAATTGCTGGCTCACCGTGTGGATACTAAAATGAAGGGAAAGAAAGTCCAAGATGTGCTAAACAGACTACATTTAGCTGTACCCGCTAAAAGAGATGAAAAG GAAAGACCGCCTTTCATTCCCGAAGGGGCCTTGGCTCGCAGGAAAGCAATGGAGGTAGATGCACCCAAACGCAAACTG GAGAAGGATCTTGAGATGGAGCTTGGAGATGATTATATACTGGATCTCCAAA AATACTGGGACCTGATGAAcgcagaggagaaacaggacaTTATCCCGGAGATCTGGGAAGGCCACAACATTGCCGATTACATCGATCCCGACATCATGAAG aaactggaggagctggagaaggaggaggagctgAAAGAGAAGGCCGGGGAGTATGACTCGGATGAAGAGCTGGAAGATGAGGAGATGCAGGAGACGCGCCAGCTCGCCAAGCAAATCCGTGAGAAGAAGAAGCTGAAGATCCTGGCATCCAAGGAGAAGGATGTGCATGGGCCCAGAATGCCCAGGACCATAAAGAAG GTGGAAAGGAAAACTCTAGAGAAGGAGATGGGAAGCCTTGGCCTCGATATGACTAATAAAGATGAA AGTCACTATGCGCTGCAGGCCCGAAGATCGAGAAGCGTGACCCGTAAACGCAAGCGTGAGGCGTCCGAAGCTCCCACCTCGCGGACTCGCAGCCAGAGCGCCTCGCGGCCTCCCAGGGATGTGTCTGGAGTCCGAGACACAAAG ATGTTGAAGAAGGTGAAGACTATGATGAAGAACTCCCAGAAGGAGATGAACCGCATGGGCAAGAAAGGGGAAGCAGACAGACATGTATTTGACCTCAAACCCAAACACCTCCTGGCGGGCAAGAGGAAGTCGGGCACTACAGACCGACGATAG
- the idi1 gene encoding isopentenyl-diphosphate Delta-isomerase 1, protein MRRCLWAALRTVACEGLSAARPGTSVSGKSRGADVCGAPAVTAVHTISRGFGRSQRSLAMPEIDTNNLDEKQVQLLSEMCILIDENDQRTGADTKKNCHLNANIDQGLLHRAFSVFLFNREDKLLLQQRSDAKITFPGCFTNTCCSHPLHTPTEMEELDAVGVRRAAQRRLQAELGIPVEQVPPEEMTYLTRIHYKAQSDGIWGEHEIDYILFMQKDVELSPDPNEIKSHCYVTKEELKELLEKAKKKEVLITPWFSLIAETFLFKWWDNLHNLKQFVDHDKIHQM, encoded by the exons ATGCGACGCTGCTTGTGGGCGGCGCTGAGGACGGTGGCCTGCGAGGGTCTTTCCGCGGCCAGGCCGGGGACATCCGTGTCTGGGAAGAGCAGAGGAGCGGACGTGTGCGGTGCTCCAGCGGTTACAGCTGTTCACACGATTTCCAG GGGTTTTGGCAGATCGCAGAGGTCGTTGGCAATGCCAGAAATAGACACCAATAACCTGGACGAGAAACAAGTGCAGCTCCTGTCGGAGATGTGCATCCTGATCGATGAAAACGACCAGAGGACCGGAGCTGATACCAAGAAAAACTGCCACCTGAACGCCAACATTGACCAAG gttTACTGCATCGTGCTTTCAGTGTCTTCCTCTTTAACAGGGAAGACAAACTGCTCCTGCAACAGAGGTCTGATGCAAAGATCACGTTTCCAG GCTGCTTCACCAACACATGCTGCAGCCACCCCCTTCACACCCCCACCGAGATGGAAGAACTGGATGCTGTGGGGGTCAGGCGGGCTGCACAGCGGCGACTGCAGGCTGAGCTGGGGATCCCTGTGGAGCAG GTACCCCCAGAGGAAATGACCTACCTGACCAGGATACATTACAAGGCGCAGTCTGACGGGATCTGGGGGGAGCACGAGATCGACTATATTCTGTTTATGCAGAAGGACGTGGAGCTCAGCCCTGACCCCAATGAGATCAAAAGCCACTGCTACGTCACCAAGGAGGAGCTGAAAGAGCTGCTGGAAAAGGCCAAGAAGAAGGAGGTGCTGATCACTCCCTGGTTCAGTCTGATCGCAGAGACTTTTCTGTTCAAGTGGTGGGATAATCTACACAATCTGAAGCAGTTTGTGGATCATGACAAAATCCACCAGATGTAA